A window of Euwallacea fornicatus isolate EFF26 chromosome 25, ASM4011564v1, whole genome shotgun sequence contains these coding sequences:
- the LOC136346922 gene encoding protein FAN-like, with the protein MEKSRFSLLLLDPGEIYFEDFSSTFVPPDTTRKTYDIKKQEGRLKMCSKSLVFDPKDFTKPLIKIHFKECIIIEEWKGTTKFIENKNALSINCKEYIELLEGNVIAPYKFKETANFLFLLNYANISNCLTMISQLYRASTLPSVEQSNMIAAIVCSKHSRVTFDPLWLDLYEQIVVEIRADKICPLSINPGRCVLSSKRLYFQPYNNIDPYPVIKINLNSIKRIVKRRFLLRHIGLEIYCFNSHIYLSFANSTERDNLYKNIMEQPELKLDNLEQNVITLQWQNGIISNYDYLLYINSLGDRTINDLTQYPVFPWIISNYLSETLDLENPDNYRDLSKPVGALNPERLERLLDRYKEMADPRFIYGSHYSTPGFVLYYLSRLYPHYVLCLQGGRFDHPDRMFNSVADTYKNCFNNMSDFKELIPEFYDTSQEGKFLLNSMGINFGLRHNNLKVGDVELPSWAESPKHFIETLKAALESHIVSSNLHQWIDLIFGYKQKGEEAIKAHNLFYHLCYEGNVDLESIEDPNERHALEVQIMEFGQIPKRVFGVPHPQRKIGNPILTEPYQIAEDSPVLEDSWRSVTDLHLLTTFNSHKSTVSHLIISEDCSKITSVGHDSRLKVFSLSQKRQTRSANIGNMPLSSCIQLPGSNTLVIGSWDNQILLYDMDYGRITTDVLAHEDAITCLSYGNKSHLLLSGSSDCSVKVWKSVTPLTKDIIIECLFKHLDHNSSVCCISFNPENSCFAVGTEDGEIYIWETKNFTIHKKYENISTRIRALDYSPDGQKLAIGADNGTFQVLEVATGMPVFNKVFPSKVCCLKWQDNLLTIGCESGILSMWNMFEVRVLLEIEAHSGAIRTVDISKDRNLIVTGSEDKSIKIWSPNFNMEKDLL; encoded by the exons ATGGAGAAAAGCag attttctttgCTTTTGCTAGACCCAGGTGAAATCTACTTTGAAGATTTCAGTAGCACTTTTGTGCCACCAGACACGACCAGAAAAACTTATGATATAAAGAAACAAGAGGGCAGACTTAAAATGTGTTCAAAATCTCTGGTGTTTGACCCCAAGGATTTTACCAAACCCCTTATTAAGATTCATTTCAAAGAATGCATTATAATTGAAGAGTGGAAAGGCACCacaaaatttatagaaaataaaaatgcccTTTCCATTAATTGTAAGGAATACATAGAACTATTAGAGGGCAATGTAATTGCACCTTATAAGTTTAAAGAGACAGCGAATTTCctgtttttattgaattatgcaAATATCTCTAATTGCCTAACAATGATCTCTCAACTTTATAGAGCCTCTACCTTACCTTCAGTAGAACAATCAAATATG ATTGCTGCAATTGTATGTTCAAAACATTCTCGAGTAACATTTGATCCTTTATGGTTGGATTTGTATGAGCAGATTGTTGTTGAAATACGAGCAGATAAAATTTGCCCACTCAGCATTAACCCTGGaagatgtgttttatcatcaaAGAGACTGTATTTTCAACCTTATAATAATATTGATCCA TATCCAGTAATAAAGATAAATCTGAACAGTATTAAAAGAATTGTTAAAAGACGCTTTCTGCTGAGACATATT GGGttagaaatttattgcttCAATTCACACATATACCTCTCCTTTGCAAACTCTACTGAAAGGGacaatttatacaaaaatattatggaGCAACCAGAACTGAAATTGGATAATTTAGAACAAAATGTGATAACCTTGCAATGGCAAAATGGTATTATATCCAACTATGATTATTTGCTTTATATCAATAG TTTAGGTGACAGAACGATAAATGATCTGACCCAATATCCTGTCTTTCCATGGATTATATCGAACTATTTAAGTGAGACTTTAGATCTAGAAAATCCAGACAATTACCGAGACTTATCGAAGCCTGTAGGGGCTTTAAATCCGGAGAGGTTAGAGAGACTTCTAGATCG CTACAAAGAAATGGCCGATCCTAGATTTATATACGGATCTCATTATTCCACTCCaggttttgttttatattatttatcaagATTATATCCGCATTATGTACTATGTCTGCAAGGCGGGAGGTTCGATCATCCAGACAGAATGTTCAATTCTGTGGCGGATACATATAAAAACTGCTTTAATAATATGTCtgatttcaaggaattgatTCCGGAATTTTATGATACCTCCCAGGAAG ggaaatttctattaaacaGTATGGGCATCAATTTCGGTTTacgtcataataatttaaaagtggGAGACGTAGAACTTCCTTCATGGGCTGAAAGCCCCAAGCATTTTATAGAAACGTTGAAAGCAGCGCTTGAAAGTCATATTGTATCGTCGAATTTGCATCAATGGATAGATCTAATCTTCGGCTACAAGCAAAAAGGAGAAGAGGCGATTAAAGCTCACAATT tattttatcatttatgcTACGAGGGAAACGTCGATTTAGAATCTATTGAGGATCCTAATGAAAGGCATGCTCTTGAAGTGCAAATCATGGAATTTGGACAGATCCCCAAAAGAGTCTTTGGAGTTCCCCACCcgcaaagaaaaataggaaaccCTATTTTAACTGAACCCTATCAAATAGCGGAAGACAGTCCCGTCTTAGAAG ACAGCTGGAGGTCCGTAACCGACCTTCACTTGCTGACTACTTTTAACAGCCATAAAAGCACAGTGAGTCATCTTATCATTAGCGAAGACTGCTCCAAGATTACTTCGGTGGGTCACGATTCCAGattgaaagttttttcattatcaCAAAAGAGGCAAACTAGAAGTGCTAACATTGGAAATATGCCTCTGAGTAGCTGTATTCAGCTGCCTGGGTCTAATACTTTGGTTATTGGGAGTTGGGATAATCAAAT CTTGTTATATGACATGGATTACGGAAGAATAACTACAGATGTTCTCGCTCACGAAGATGCGATAACATGCCTCTCATATGGGAATAAATCTCACTTATTACTCTCTGGAAGTAGCGACTGTTCGGTAAAAGTCTGGAAGAGTGTGACACCCTTAACAAAAGATATCATTATTGAATGTTTGTTCAAACATCTGGATCATAATTCGTCAGTTTGCTGTATATCTTTTAATCC TGAAAATTCTTGCTTTGCTGTCGGCACTGAAGACGGAGAAATCTACATATgggaaactaaaaattttacaatccataaaaaatacgaaaacatATCAACCAGGATCCGGGCTTTGGATTACAGCCCGGATGGGCAAAAACTCGCCATTGGGGCAGATAATGGAACATTTCAAGTCTTAGAAGTAGCAACAG GAATGCCGGTTTTCAATAAAGTATTTCCTTCTAAAGTGTGCTGCCTAAAATGGCAGGATAATCTTTTAACGATTGGCTGTGAAAGTGGGATTTTGTCGATGTGGAATATGTTCGAAGTACgagttttattggaaattgaaGCGCATTCTG GGGCGATTCGAACAGTGGACATATCAAAAGATCGAAACTTGATAGTTACCGGCAGTGAAGACAAATCTATCAAAATTTGGTCTCCAAATTTTAACATGGAAAAGGATCTTTTATAG
- the LOC136346896 gene encoding blood vessel epicardial substance-B-like yields MEISVIQSRTYSTILVPAKTNFSTSKLKRQPHLNVHNMELNRTILKIKITKTNYTERWNNTDFYYNVSNSTDLDYDYQMMNGTIDDSPWAACKEWTPAQHSLFQTANFFFAAAFIVPGSFKQSVLLVRALLSFGYFFLAIWGGVEVCAPDILLWNVIVVILNFTHTALLTWRFLPPTLTLDLTELYIKIFKPLSVSKKHFKELVKEAKVQTLECGDIYAVENVSPADERLSILLKGRMRVTCDDTHLHFINQHQFVDSPEWEANHEQSDDVFQVTITAEEDCTYLCWSRMKLERVLRHRPMLKVVLDAIIGKDITQKLYALNEHLSGLTHERNRDKRNALWAKTHCRSMSMDAVNTGTTGLVRSQAYKLSKYKDNTQSNTKLGSTGRLPAQGKQSWVPLVATQFPKKSPFIQQNSTTSLQIPEVHMTPQRSKSLKGPKKEREVKFQAPIK; encoded by the exons ATGGAAATATCTGTGATTCAATCAAGGACTTACTCTACCATTTTGGTTCCtgcaaaaacgaatttttctaCTTCGAAGCTAAAACGCCAACCGCATCTAAACGTGCATAACATGGAATTGAATCGGACCATTCTAAAGATTAAAATAACGAAGACAAATTACACCGAAAGATGGAATAACACCGATTTCTATTACAACGTATCTAATAGTACTGATTTGGACTATGACTATCAAATGATGAATG gAACGATAGACGATTCGCCTTGGGCTGCGTGCAAAGAGTGGACTCCAGCCCAACATAGTCTCTTTCAAAccgctaattttttttttgcggcaGCCTTCATCGTGCCAGGGAGTTTCAAACAGAGTGTCCTTTTAGTTAG AGCCCTGCTTTCATTTGGATATTTCTTCCTAGCCATATGGGGAGGTGTAGAAGTCTGCGCTCCGGACATTTTATTATGGAACGTAATCGTagtgatattaaattttacacatACTGCCTTGCTAACTTGGAGGTTTTTACCGCCAACCTTAACATTGGATTTAACAGAACTTTATATTAAG atattCAAGCCCCTAAGCGTAAGTAAAAAACACTTTAAGGAGCTAGTGAAGGAAGCTAAAGTTCAAACGCTGGAATGTGGTGATATATACGCAGTAGAGAATGTAAGCCCTGCGGACGAAAGGCTGTCAATTCTACTTAAAGGAAG GATGAGGGTAACCTGCGATGATACCCATCTGCACTTTATCAATCAGCACCAATTCGTTGATTCACCCGAGTGGGAAGCCAATCACGAACAATCTGACGATGTTTTCCAGGTGACAATCACAGCAGAGGAGGACTGTACATATCTCTGCTGGTCCAGAATGAAGTTGGAGAGGGTCTTGAGGCATCGTCCTATGCTCAAAGTTGTGCTTGATGCCATTATAG gtaaagATATAACGCAAAAGCTGTATGCTCTCAATGAACACTTAAGTGGTTTAACGCACGAGAGAAACAGGGATAAGCGTAATGCGTTATGGGCCAAAACACACTGCAGAAGCATGTCGATGGACGCAGTAAATACGGGCACTACTGGACTGGTTCGATCTCAAGCTTATAAATTATCCAAATATAAGGATAACACGCAATCAAATACTAAAC TTGGATCAACGGGCCGACTTCCAGCTCAGGGGAAACAATCATGGGTACCGCTTGTAGCGACTCAGTTTCCTAAAAAGTCCCCGTTTATTCAGCAAAATTCTACTACGAGTCTACAAATTCCGGAAGTTCACATGACTCCACAACGCTCAAAGTCTCTGAAAGGACCCAAAAAAGAAAGGGAAGTTAAATTTCAGGCACctatcaaataa